The Azospirillaceae bacterium genome includes the window GCCGCCGCCTTGCCGCCGGCCAGGTCGAAGGCCAGCAGCGCGCCGCCGCCCGACATCTGCCGGCGGGCCAGCTCGAACTGGGGGTGGCTTTCCAGCCACGGGTAGCGCACCCGTGCCACCGGGGCCTGCCCCTCCAGCCATGCCGCAAGCCGATGCGCTGTCGCGGCATGGGCGTGCACCCGCAACTCCAGCGTCTCCAACCCCTTCAACAGGATCCAGGCGTTGAACGGGGACAGGGTCGGGCCCGTGTGCCGCAGGAACGGGCCGAGCCTTTCCGCAAAGGCGTCGTCGCACAGGATGGCGCCGCCGAGGCTCCGGCCCTGGCCATCGATGTGCTTGGTGGCGGAATAGACGACCACGTCGGCGCCCAGTTCGAAGGGCCGTTGCAGGACAGGGGAGGCGAACACGTTGTCCACCACGACCAGCGCGCCGGCCGAGCGGGCCAGATCCGACACAGCCGCCAGATCGACCAGATCCAGCATGGGATTGCTGGGGGTTTCCAGGAACACCGCGGTGGTCGGCTTGGCGAGTGCGTCGCGCCATTGGTCGAGGTCGGGGCCGTCCACCAGAACCGGCTCGATGCCGTAATTGGGCAGGATGTTCTTGACGATGTGCAGGCACGACCCGAACAGGGCGTAGGGGGCGACCACGCGGTCCCCCGCCTTCATGTGGCACATCAGGGTGGCGAAGACCGCCGCCATGCCGGTCGCGGTGGCGAAGCAGCGCGGCGCGCCCTCGTACTGGGCCAGCCGGTCCTCGAACATGGCCACGGTCGGGTTGCGGAACCGCGAGTAGACGTAGCGCAGCCCGTCGGTCTGGAAGGCGGCCTCGGCCTCTTCGGCATTGGCGTAGACGAAACCCGAATTGGCGAAGATCGCCTCGGACGTCTCGTCGAACCCGGAACGCCGGGTGCCCCCGTGCACCAGCCGGGTGCGGGGTCTGAAGACGGGGGGATGCGATGGGTTGGACATGCCGCGGCCTCGAAAGCAAAAGCGCCGCGACCGGACTCGGTCGAGGCGCTTTGTTCGTTCGCGGCTCGGACCCTTTTAGCGGAATGTTTTACGTGGCCCGCAAGCCGGTCGCCAAATCGCCACGTGCCTTCACCGCTATCGTCGCGGGCCGCCGGAGTCAAGACACGCGGCCGGAGGCCGGCACCCCTTACGATGCCGGTGCGCGCCGGTCCTCGATCAAGGTGCCGGCGTTTCCGGTCAACGCCTCGTGGCCGGGCTCCCGTGCGGTTTCGGCCAGCGCGTCGGCCTCCCAGAGCCGCATGGACGGCAGGGCGAGCAGGCGCGCGGCATAGGCGGCGCAGGTCCCGTCCAGTTCAAGGCCGTAGGTCTGGATGCGGAACGCCACCGGTGCGAAGAACGCGTCGACGGCGGTGAACGCATTGCCGGCCAGGAACGGACCGCCGAAGCGCGAAAGCCCCTCGGTCCAAAGCTCCGACAGCCGGGCGATGTCCTGCTTGAGCGCGTCGGACGGTGTGTCGATCCGCACGCGGATCCCGCAACTCATGGGGCAACGGCTGCGCAATGCACCGAAGCCGGAATGCATCTCGGCCGCGGCACTGCGGGCCCAGGCCCGTGCCCGGGGATCCGAGGGCCACACGCCGGCATGCCGCTCCGCCAGATACTCGGTGATGGAAAGGGAATCCCAAACCACCGTGTCCCCGTCCACCAGGCATGGCACCTGTCCGGTGGGCGAGAAACCGCGGAACGCCTCCCAACTCGATCCCTCGGTGAACAGGACCATCCGCTCATCGAAGGGGATCGCGAGTTCCCGCATCAGCACCCACGGCCGTAGGGACCAGGACGAGTAGTTCTTGTTGGCGATGTAGAGCGCGTACATGTCCCGGTTCCTCGGGAGGGTTCGAGGCGCGACCGGCCTCCATGGTGGCGGAACAGGGTCCAGGGATCAAACCGAGGATCCATCACCGGGGTCGAGTTCGAAGGCGTCGCCCCAGTCCGCATCCTTGGCCCGCCTGAAGGCGGGCTTGTCGCGGCTTGGGACCATGCGGTCCTCCACGGCCCCCGGCGGCACGCACAGGCGCAGCCGGACACCGGCCTTGCCCACCTGGGGCGGGCGCAGGACGCGGCCGTGAATGGCGGGCTCACCGGGGCCGCGGGAGACGGCGACATAGCTGAAGGGTTCGTCCTCGAACCCGCGGTCGCCGTCCTTCACGTCGCGGTGCAGGCGCGACCGGGCCAGGCGCGCCGCGAAGTGGCACCAGTCCCCGGCCGGGACGGGACAGGCCGTCGTGTGCGGGCAGGGGGCGGCGACATGCCCCCCGGCCGCGATCAGCCGGTCCCGCGCCGCGACCACCCGGGCATGGCCGGCCCGGCTGCCGGGTTCCACCAGGACCAGCAGCCCGCCCGTCGCGCTCCAAAGCCGGTCCACGAGACCGGGGCGGGCCGCCTCCGGCAACTCCCCCAGCACGTAGGCGCAGGTCACCAGATCGAACGGCCCGCCGAGGTCCGCGTTTCGCAGCAGGTCGACCGCCCGCCAGTCCGCCGCGATCGCGTGCCCGGCGCTCCCCATCAACCGCCGACCCAGCGCCGCAAGCTGCGGATCGCGTTCCAGCAGCATCTGCGCGCGAAGCCGGTCCCAGACGGCGGTTGCCGCGAAGGCGGCGGTGCCCGGTCCGCTGCCCACGTCCAGGTGGGAGGCCGGATCGAAATCCGGCAGCCGGTCCGCGGCACCGGCGAGCGCCGCGGCAACCGCGGCGAAGGTCGCCGGCATGCGGACGGCGGCATAGGCCAACGCATCCGTCCCGCTCCGCACGTCGATGGTCGCGTGGTCGGGATTTGCCCGGTACCGCTCGGTCATCCGGCGCGCGGCCGCCCGCAGGGTTTCACGTGGAACGCCGGTGCTGGCGCCTTCAAGGGCCAGGCGTAACGGGGCGGGGAGATCCATGGGGTGCCTGCCGTCCTTGCTAGACCTCCGCGCTCGCGGCTTCGAGCCGGCGGATTGATGCCGCATCCAGTTTCAGCCGCGTGGCGGCGACCAGCTCATCCAATTGCGCCGAGCTGGTCGCACTTGCAATGGGGGCGGTGACGGCGGGCTGCGCCATCAGCCAAGCCAATGCGATTTGGCCGGGCTTGGCGCCGAGCTGTCCGGCGACCTCTTCCAGCGCCGCCAGGATGCGGAAGCCGCGCGGGTTCATGAAACGACCGACGCTGCGGGCCCCGCGCGGGCTTTTGCCCAGGTCGGCCTCGGCGCGGTACTTGCCGGTGAGGAAGCCGGTGCCGAGCGAGGCGTATCCGATCACGCCAAGCCCATGGTCGATGCACAGGCGCCGCAGATCACCCTCGAAGTCCCGGCGGTCGTACAGGTTGTAGCGGGGTTGCAGGCTTTCGTAGCGCGGCAGCCCGGCTTCGGCGCTCAGGGCCAGGGCGGACGCCAGCCGGTCGGCGCTGAAGTTCGACGCGCCGATTGTCCGCACCTTGCCCTCTTCGACCAGTTCGGCAAAGGCGGCCAGGGTCTCTTCCTGCGGGGTGTCGGGGTCGTCCTTGTGGGCCTGGTAAAGGTCGATGTGGTCGGTCTGCAGCCGGGTGAGCGACGCTTCGACGGCCGTCCGGATCCAATGCCGGGAAAGCCCCTTGCGGCCGGGGCCCATCTCCAGGCCCACCTTGGTGGCGATCACGACCTTGTCCCGGCCGCCGCGCGCCTTCAGCCAGCGTCCGATGATGGTCTCGGACTCTCCGCCCGAATTCCCCGGTGCCCAGGACGAATAGACGTCCGCCGTGTCGATGAAGTTGAGCCCGGCGGCCATGCAGGCATCGAGCAGGGCGAAGCTGGCCCGCTCGTCGACGGTCCAGCCGAACACGTTTCCCCCGAAGCAGAGCGGTGGAACCCGCAGGCCCGACCGACCGAGTTGGCGCAGTTCCATCACCCTTTCCCCGCCCTTGTCGCTGACGGACGACAATGAGGTCGGACGGGATGTGCTGCAAACGGCATTGCGCAAGCGGAAGGACGTCCGTCCACTTCAATGCTTCGCAAAAATTTTCAAAATCGCCAAATAAACCCAAGTGTTTGGTGCGTGGGCGCAGATACATCTGTCCGAAGGATTACATCCGACGCGCCATGACGATCCAAGACCCGAGACAGGTACAAATATCGAGAAGCGCGTTTTTCCTGAAGTGTGGCCAGAACGCCCCACACGCGCCTCCGGAGGTGAGCCGATGGACGAGACGAAAGCGGTTGCGGTGGCAGCGGTGCGTGCGGCCCGGCTTGTCGGTGCTCCCGAGTACGTCGCGTTCGAGGCGGCGATGGTCGCGGTCCGGACCCGCGACCCCGCACTCGGCCTGCGTGAGGCTGCCCAGCGGGTGAAGGACGCGATGTCCAGCATGCCGACGCCCGCCCGTTCGCGCCAGCCTGCCGGGGTGGATTGCTGAGGATCGGTCCCCCTGCTCCCACGCTGCGCGTGGGAGCAGGGGGACCGTCGGTTTCGACCGGCCGTCCAGCCGCTCCTACCGTGGCGGGACCAGCGCTTTCAGCCGGTACAGCTCCTCCAACGCCTGACGGGGTGTCAGTTCGTCGGGATTGAGGGCCTTCAACGCCTCTTCCGCCGCCGATGGTGCGGCCGGGGCCGCGGCCTGGGCCGGACGGGGCTTTACCGCCACACTGAACAGGGGCAGGTCGTCCACCAGCTTGGCCGCGCTGACGCCCTGCCGTCCGTCCTCCAGATGCTTCAGCACCTGTTCGGCCCGGTCGATCACGGCGTCCGGCAGCCCGGCCAGCCGCGCCACGTGGATGCCGTAGGAACGGTCGGCGGCGCCGGGCGCCACCTCGTGCAGGAACACGACCTCGCCCTGCCACTCCCGGATGCGCATGGTATGGCACGACAGGGCGGGCAGCTTGGCCGCAAGCTGGGTCAGCTCGTGGTAATGGGTGGCGAACAGGCCGCGGCAGCGGTTCCGCTCGTGCAGGTGCTCCACGCAGGCCCAGGCGATGGACAGGCCGTCGAAGGTCGCCGTCCCGCGCCCGATCTCGTCCAGGATCACCAGCGCGCGCGGCCCCGCCTGGTTCAGGATGGCCGCCGTCTCGACCATCTCGACCATGAAGGTGGAGCGGCCGCGGGCCAGATCGTCGGATGCGCCGACGCGGCTGAACAGGCGGTCGACCACGCCGATGCGTGCGCTGTCCGCCGGCACATAGGCGCCGATCTGCGCCAGCACCGCGACAAGCGCGTTCTGACGCAGGAAGGTGCTTTTACCGGCCATGTTCGGACCGGTCAGCAGCCATAGCCGCTGGTCCGGACCCAGGTCGCAGTGGTTGGCGACGAAGGGTTGCCCTTCGCCCGCGGCGGCCAGCGCCGCCTCGACCACCGGATGGCGGCCGCCCTTGATCTCGAAGGCCAGGCTGTCGTCCACCGTCGGCCGGCACCAGCGCCGCTCCTCGGCCAGCTCGGCGTGGGCCGCGGCCAGGTCCAGCGACGCGACGGCGCGGGCCGCGGCGACGATGGACTCCGCCCGTTCCAGCGCCATGGCGACCAGCGCGTCGAAGATCTCCATCTCCAGCGCCAGCGCCCGGTCGGCGGCCTCGCCGATGCGGCGCTCCAGGTCGGCCAGTTCCACGGTGGTGAAGCGGACCGCGTTCGCCATGGTCTGGCGGTGGATGAAGGTGCCGGCGTGCTTGCCGGCCATCAGCTTGTCCGCGTGGGCGGCCGTCACCTCGACATGGTAGCCGATGACGTTGTTGTGCCGGATCTTCAGCGACGGTACGCCCGCCATCTCGGCGTACTTGCCCTGAAGGCCCGCGATCAGCCGCCGGCTTTCGTCGCGCAGCGTGCGCAGCTCGTCCAGCGCCGGGGAGTGGCCGGGTGCGACGAAACCGCCATCCCGCGCCTGGGCCGGCGGATCCTCGGTCAACGCCTGCCCGTAGGTGTCCACGATGTCCGCGTGGTGGCCCAGGCCGACCAGGGCGGCACGGACCGCCTCGGGCACGGGCACAAGGGTTTCGCCGGGGCCCGCCAGCAGCGACTTCAGTTCCGCCGCCGCCGCCAGCCCGTCGCGCAGCGCCGCCAGATCGCGCGGGCTGCCGCGGCCGAGCGCCAGACGCGACAGTGCGCGTTCGATGTCGGGGCAGCGCTGCAGGATCCGGCGCAATTCGCCCCGGATCCGCGGGGCGTCGAGGAAGAAGGCGACCGCGTCCAGCCGCCGGCCGATTTCGGCCACATCGGTCAGGGGGGCCGCCAGATGCGCCTGGAGCAGGCGGGCGCCGGCCCCGGTCACCGTCCGGTCGATGCAGTCCAGCAGGCTGCCGCGCCGCTGGTCCTGCATGGTCCGGGTCAGTTCGAGGTTCCGGCGGGTGGCGGGGTCGATCTCCATGACCTGGCCGCCGAGCAGGCGCTTGGGCGCATCCAGGCGGGGCGCGCGGCCCTTCTGGGTCAGGTCGACGTAATCGACCAGTGCGCCGAGCGCTGCGACCTCGGCCCGCTCGAACGTGCCGAAGGCATCCAGCGTGCCGACCCGGTACGTCTCCAGCAGGCGTCGGCGGCCGTTCTCGCTGTCGAAGCGGCTGGCGGGCAGGGGGGCCAGCCGGTCGCGCCATTGGCCGAACAGCTCGAACAGGTCGGGCTGCTGGATCAGGCGGTCGGAGACCAGAAGCTCGCCCGGATCGACCCGGGCGAGTGCGGCACCCAGGGCGGTCCGGTCCAGCGCCTGCGCCCACACCTCGCCGGTGGACAGGTCGAGCCAGGCCAAGCCCAGCAGGCCCGCCGCCTCGGTCAGGGCGGCCAAGTAGCAGGGCGCGCGGGCTTCCAGCAGCGAGTCCTCGGTGATCGTGCCGGGGGTGACGACGCGGATCACCCCGCGCTTCACCACGGACTTCGATCCGCGTTTCTTCGCCTCCGCCGGATCCTCCATCTGTTCGCACACGGCAACGCGGAAGCCCTTGCGGATCAGGCGCGACAGGTACGCCTCGTGGCTGTGCACGGGCACCCCGCACATGGGGATGTCCTCGCCCTGGTGCTGGCCGCGCTTGGTCAACGCGATGTCCAGGGCACCCGCGGCGGCCACGGCGTCCTCGAAGAACAGCTCGTAGAAGTCGCCCATCCGGTAGAACAGCAGGCAGCCGGGATGCTGCGCCTTGATCTCCAGGTACTGGGCCATCATCGGCGTCGCATCCGGCGGGATCGCGGGACGGGCCGGCGGGACGGCGCCGGCTGCGGACCCGGATGCGGCCGGGAGGTCCGTCTGGTCGGCGGTCAAGGTGGTGGCGTTTCTCATGAGGGGGCGGACCGTAGCATGGGCGGCCGCGGGGTTGCGAGCCGGCGCGAACGGCCGGCCACCCGCGTGCCGTGTGGAATAGCCTTGAAAAAACGGCGGGGCATCTTCCCTTCATATGGGGTCTTTCCGCCGTGTTCGCCCCCGTTCCATCCCGCCGCCCCGACCATGCCGCCACCGTCCCCACCTTCCCCCGCCCCGCGGCAGCGCGCGCTCCAGGCCGCGCCGCCGACGTGCGGGGCGGTGGCCGCAGCCATCCTGGTGCTGGTCGCGGCGGGGGCGCTGGCGCCGGCATGGGCGCTCGCGGCCGGCGCGGCGGTTCTGGCGGCCGCCGTCTCGGCACGTCGACTCGTGGTCCTGGATGCGGAGCGGGTCGCGCGGCAGGTGCTCGCCGCCGCGGAGATCCCCGCCGGAACCCCGGCCCCTGCGCCACTGCGGCTCGATGCCCTGTCCCCCGTCGGCCGCCGGATTGCGCCGGCCGTGCACCGGCTGGATGCCACGTGGCGGACCAGGTTCGACCGTATGGCCGAGGAGCGGGTGGCGAACCGGTCCATCCTGGACGCGCTCCACGATCCCCTGTTCATCGTGGACCGGACGCGGACCGTCGTCCTCGTCAACCAAGCGGCCCGCCGGATTTTCGGCATGCGGATCGAGGGCCGCGATCTGGCCGCAACCGTCCGCAATCCCCTGGTGCTGGACCTGGTGGATACGGTCCTGGCCGGCGGAGTGCCGAAGACGTTGGAGTTCACGCTTCCCGTACCGGTGGAATCCACGTTCGAGGCGCGGGCGAAGCCATTGCCCGCGACGCTGGCGGGCCCGGGGACGGTCGCGATCCTGACGTTGCAGGACATCACCGCGGTCCGGCGGTCCGATCAGATGCGCGCCGACTTCGTGGCCAACGCCAGTCACGAGTTGCGCACGCCCCTGTCGGTGCTTTCCGGGTTCATCGAGACACTGCGCGGCCCCGCCCGCGACGATCCCGCGGCCCGCGACCGCTTCCTGGCCATCATGGCCGAACAGGCGGAGCGCATGTCCCGGCTGGTGAACGACCTTCTGTCCCTATCCCGGATCGAGCAGGACGAGCGGACCCTGCCCGACGGGCGGGTGGATATCGCCGGGCTGGTCCATGCCGCCGCGGCGGCCCTGGAACTGCGGGCCGGCGCGCAGGGATTGCGGATCGAGGTGGACTGCGGGCCGGACCTGCCGGAGGTGGCGGGCGATTCCGACCAGCTTGCGCAGGTGCTTCAGAACCTGCTGGACAATGCCATCAAGTACACGCGCTCCGGCACAACCGTGACCGTGCGGGCCGAGGTTGCCGCTGACGGGCCGCCGCCGGCCGGACGGCGGGGAGCCCCGCGCGACCGCAAGGGCGGACGCATGGTATCGGTGTCGGTGGTCGACCGGGGGGAGGGGATCCCCCGGGGCCACCTGCCGCGTCTGACCGAGCGGTTCTACCGCGTCGACCCCGCCCGCTCCCGCCAGTTGGGCGGGACGGGGCTCGGCCTTGCGATCGTCAAGCACATCGTCAATCGGCACCGCGGCCGTCTGGTCATCGAGAGCGTGGAGGGGCAGGGCAGCACCTTCACGGTGTACCTGCCGGCCGCGGACCGGACGGATGCCGGCCCACACGGGTCCGCCGACGCCCCCTGACGGGGTTGGGCCGGAACCACCGCGGTTGGCGACGGTTGCAGCCGATGGCTGGGGCTTTCCGCGGGCACGAGGGGCACCGTGGGGGCACTGGTGCGCGGCCGGGTCCACTGACCCGTTCCGCCGGACGACGCTCGGCATGGCGCTGTTGCCCCGTCCCCGTTTGGCTTTTGCCATTGGGCGGGCCTGCCGCCGGCCGCGTGCGGCCCATCTCCAGAACCGGGGAACGCCCGGTCGGAGGACATGACGATGCACAGCTTCGGCATCCACCATGTGACCGCCAT containing:
- a CDS encoding aldo/keto reductase, whose product is MELRQLGRSGLRVPPLCFGGNVFGWTVDERASFALLDACMAAGLNFIDTADVYSSWAPGNSGGESETIIGRWLKARGGRDKVVIATKVGLEMGPGRKGLSRHWIRTAVEASLTRLQTDHIDLYQAHKDDPDTPQEETLAAFAELVEEGKVRTIGASNFSADRLASALALSAEAGLPRYESLQPRYNLYDRRDFEGDLRRLCIDHGLGVIGYASLGTGFLTGKYRAEADLGKSPRGARSVGRFMNPRGFRILAALEEVAGQLGAKPGQIALAWLMAQPAVTAPIASATSSAQLDELVAATRLKLDAASIRRLEAASAEV
- the mutS gene encoding DNA mismatch repair protein MutS codes for the protein MMAQYLEIKAQHPGCLLFYRMGDFYELFFEDAVAAAGALDIALTKRGQHQGEDIPMCGVPVHSHEAYLSRLIRKGFRVAVCEQMEDPAEAKKRGSKSVVKRGVIRVVTPGTITEDSLLEARAPCYLAALTEAAGLLGLAWLDLSTGEVWAQALDRTALGAALARVDPGELLVSDRLIQQPDLFELFGQWRDRLAPLPASRFDSENGRRRLLETYRVGTLDAFGTFERAEVAALGALVDYVDLTQKGRAPRLDAPKRLLGGQVMEIDPATRRNLELTRTMQDQRRGSLLDCIDRTVTGAGARLLQAHLAAPLTDVAEIGRRLDAVAFFLDAPRIRGELRRILQRCPDIERALSRLALGRGSPRDLAALRDGLAAAAELKSLLAGPGETLVPVPEAVRAALVGLGHHADIVDTYGQALTEDPPAQARDGGFVAPGHSPALDELRTLRDESRRLIAGLQGKYAEMAGVPSLKIRHNNVIGYHVEVTAAHADKLMAGKHAGTFIHRQTMANAVRFTTVELADLERRIGEAADRALALEMEIFDALVAMALERAESIVAAARAVASLDLAAAHAELAEERRWCRPTVDDSLAFEIKGGRHPVVEAALAAAGEGQPFVANHCDLGPDQRLWLLTGPNMAGKSTFLRQNALVAVLAQIGAYVPADSARIGVVDRLFSRVGASDDLARGRSTFMVEMVETAAILNQAGPRALVILDEIGRGTATFDGLSIAWACVEHLHERNRCRGLFATHYHELTQLAAKLPALSCHTMRIREWQGEVVFLHEVAPGAADRSYGIHVARLAGLPDAVIDRAEQVLKHLEDGRQGVSAAKLVDDLPLFSVAVKPRPAQAAAPAAPSAAEEALKALNPDELTPRQALEELYRLKALVPPR
- the metZ gene encoding O-succinylhomoserine sulfhydrylase, with translation MSNPSHPPVFRPRTRLVHGGTRRSGFDETSEAIFANSGFVYANAEEAEAAFQTDGLRYVYSRFRNPTVAMFEDRLAQYEGAPRCFATATGMAAVFATLMCHMKAGDRVVAPYALFGSCLHIVKNILPNYGIEPVLVDGPDLDQWRDALAKPTTAVFLETPSNPMLDLVDLAAVSDLARSAGALVVVDNVFASPVLQRPFELGADVVVYSATKHIDGQGRSLGGAILCDDAFAERLGPFLRHTGPTLSPFNAWILLKGLETLELRVHAHAATAHRLAAWLEGQAPVARVRYPWLESHPQFELARRQMSGGGALLAFDLAGGKAAAFRFLNALRLVRISNNLGDAKSLCTHPATTTHARTADEDKVRVGIGPGSLRLSVGLEDPEDLLADLARALAAAGGG
- a CDS encoding small ribosomal subunit Rsm22 family protein, with the translated sequence MDLPAPLRLALEGASTGVPRETLRAAARRMTERYRANPDHATIDVRSGTDALAYAAVRMPATFAAVAAALAGAADRLPDFDPASHLDVGSGPGTAAFAATAVWDRLRAQMLLERDPQLAALGRRLMGSAGHAIAADWRAVDLLRNADLGGPFDLVTCAYVLGELPEAARPGLVDRLWSATGGLLVLVEPGSRAGHARVVAARDRLIAAGGHVAAPCPHTTACPVPAGDWCHFAARLARSRLHRDVKDGDRGFEDEPFSYVAVSRGPGEPAIHGRVLRPPQVGKAGVRLRLCVPPGAVEDRMVPSRDKPAFRRAKDADWGDAFELDPGDGSSV
- a CDS encoding ATP-binding protein — its product is MAAAILVLVAAGALAPAWALAAGAAVLAAAVSARRLVVLDAERVARQVLAAAEIPAGTPAPAPLRLDALSPVGRRIAPAVHRLDATWRTRFDRMAEERVANRSILDALHDPLFIVDRTRTVVLVNQAARRIFGMRIEGRDLAATVRNPLVLDLVDTVLAGGVPKTLEFTLPVPVESTFEARAKPLPATLAGPGTVAILTLQDITAVRRSDQMRADFVANASHELRTPLSVLSGFIETLRGPARDDPAARDRFLAIMAEQAERMSRLVNDLLSLSRIEQDERTLPDGRVDIAGLVHAAAAALELRAGAQGLRIEVDCGPDLPEVAGDSDQLAQVLQNLLDNAIKYTRSGTTVTVRAEVAADGPPPAGRRGAPRDRKGGRMVSVSVVDRGEGIPRGHLPRLTERFYRVDPARSRQLGGTGLGLAIVKHIVNRHRGRLVIESVEGQGSTFTVYLPAADRTDAGPHGSADAP
- a CDS encoding glutathione S-transferase family protein, giving the protein MYALYIANKNYSSWSLRPWVLMRELAIPFDERMVLFTEGSSWEAFRGFSPTGQVPCLVDGDTVVWDSLSITEYLAERHAGVWPSDPRARAWARSAAAEMHSGFGALRSRCPMSCGIRVRIDTPSDALKQDIARLSELWTEGLSRFGGPFLAGNAFTAVDAFFAPVAFRIQTYGLELDGTCAAYAARLLALPSMRLWEADALAETAREPGHEALTGNAGTLIEDRRAPAS